Proteins found in one Streptococcus iniae genomic segment:
- a CDS encoding beta-glucoside-specific PTS transporter subunit IIABC — MAKKDYTELARDIVAHVGGKENIIGLKHCVTRLRFHLKDEAKADDNYLKNRDGIVTVVKAGGQYQVVIGNHVPDVYESVQGVTGIAGGGLLNIDEGDAPKGSLFDRFVDLISGIFQPMLGTLAAAGIIKGLVSILSVSLGWNATNSALYVILNTAGDGFFQFLPIILAYNAARKFKMNEFTAMGIAMALVYPTLPGTLTALREAKLANVLGIPFELPAAGSYLQTVMPIILAVWVASHVEKSMKNIIPDVVKVFMVPFTTLLIVVPLTFLAVGPIANFASDLLSALFTSVMGFSPLLYGILLGALWQILVMFGLHWAIVPLAILQFSQNGWSTILLAAALPNFTQTGVLAAIMLKTKEKKVKEIAMPAFISSIFGVTEPAIYGITLPMKIPFYISCVVSGLIGAGLSFFDLKNYAMGALGIFMYPGYVSPKDGMTPMFIMMAFTLAAILVSFALQMIAPVPYLYGGQEGDDATSAIEEISDITPLKDIKQEIIASPLSGQLVPLAEVPDEVFASGAMGKGIAINPSEGIIYAPTNAEVILVFATKHAIGLKTENGADLLIHVGMDTVSLGGNGFNALVKVGEKVAAGQKLLEFDIQTIKAAGLPVITPVIVTNTEVFEDILVSQEKEIASGDYLLTTIY; from the coding sequence ATGGCTAAAAAAGATTACACAGAGTTGGCAAGAGATATTGTTGCTCACGTGGGTGGAAAAGAAAATATTATTGGTCTTAAACATTGTGTCACTCGTCTTCGTTTTCATTTAAAAGATGAAGCAAAAGCCGATGATAATTACCTTAAAAATAGAGATGGTATAGTAACAGTTGTTAAAGCAGGTGGGCAATATCAGGTTGTTATTGGTAATCATGTCCCTGATGTTTATGAGTCAGTACAAGGTGTTACTGGGATTGCGGGTGGAGGCCTTTTAAATATTGATGAAGGTGATGCTCCTAAAGGCTCTCTTTTTGATCGTTTTGTAGACTTAATTTCAGGAATTTTCCAACCGATGTTAGGCACACTTGCTGCAGCAGGTATTATCAAAGGTTTGGTATCTATTTTATCAGTATCATTAGGATGGAATGCTACTAACAGTGCCTTATATGTTATTTTAAACACAGCTGGTGATGGTTTTTTTCAATTTCTTCCAATTATATTAGCCTATAATGCAGCACGTAAGTTTAAAATGAATGAATTCACTGCTATGGGAATTGCTATGGCTTTGGTTTATCCAACCTTACCAGGCACTCTTACTGCATTAAGAGAAGCAAAATTAGCTAATGTTTTAGGTATTCCATTTGAATTACCTGCAGCAGGAAGTTACCTTCAAACCGTTATGCCAATTATATTAGCCGTTTGGGTTGCATCCCATGTTGAAAAAAGCATGAAAAACATTATTCCAGACGTTGTTAAAGTTTTTATGGTTCCTTTTACAACACTCCTAATTGTTGTTCCATTGACATTCTTGGCAGTTGGTCCAATTGCTAATTTTGCCTCTGACTTACTATCAGCTTTATTTACTTCAGTTATGGGCTTTAGTCCACTCCTTTATGGTATTTTACTTGGAGCATTGTGGCAGATTCTTGTCATGTTTGGTCTTCATTGGGCTATTGTACCATTAGCAATATTACAATTTTCACAAAATGGTTGGTCAACAATACTTCTTGCAGCAGCATTACCAAACTTTACCCAAACAGGTGTTCTTGCAGCTATCATGCTTAAAACAAAAGAGAAAAAAGTTAAAGAGATTGCTATGCCAGCCTTTATTTCCTCAATCTTTGGGGTAACTGAGCCAGCAATTTACGGCATTACTTTACCAATGAAAATTCCATTTTATATTTCTTGTGTGGTATCTGGTCTTATTGGTGCAGGATTATCATTCTTCGACTTGAAAAACTATGCTATGGGTGCCTTGGGAATCTTTATGTATCCAGGTTACGTTAGTCCTAAAGATGGTATGACCCCGATGTTTATTATGATGGCGTTCACTCTTGCAGCTATTCTAGTTTCCTTTGCACTACAAATGATTGCACCAGTTCCTTACCTTTATGGTGGTCAAGAAGGAGATGATGCTACAAGTGCAATTGAAGAAATAAGTGACATTACGCCTCTTAAAGACATTAAACAAGAAATTATTGCTAGTCCACTGTCTGGCCAATTAGTACCATTAGCAGAAGTTCCGGATGAAGTGTTTGCATCTGGTGCAATGGGGAAAGGGATTGCGATTAATCCAAGTGAAGGTATCATCTATGCTCCAACAAATGCTGAAGTGATCTTAGTTTTTGCAACAAAACATGCCATTGGTCTTAAAACTGAAAACGGTGCAGACTTGTTAATCCATGTTGGTATGGATACCGTATCTTTAGGAGGAAACGGCTTTAATGCTTTAGTAAAGGTTGGCGAAAAAGTTGCAGCTGGTCAAAAACTGTTAGAATTTGATATTCAAACCATTAAAGCTGCTGGCTTACCAGTAATCACACCTGTCATTGTGACTAATACAGAAGTTTTCGAAGATATTCTAGTTAGTCAAGAAAAAGAAATCGCATCTGGTGATTACCTGCTAACAACAATTTATTAA
- the licT gene encoding BglG family transcription antiterminator LicT, with the protein MKIDKVYNNNVIQVINDNHEEILMGKGLGFQTRPGNLVNEDLIEKRFVLHDSELAIELTSVYKNLSSQESEVVWAIIDHGQEVLDNTYDIALYIALADHLHYTFERVKEGLIISNPLSWEIRKFFPKEFQVGRDALELIKAKLDLTLPNDEVASIALHFINAQKDITASEKNQQMSKIVTGILDIVRFHYGTISDDNSLTYTRFVTHIQYFAQRVVNGLVQGANDSFLYEQVKLNYPSAFSCAEKIKAYVESTYNFLMSKDEQVYLTIHIQRLEN; encoded by the coding sequence TTGAAAATTGATAAAGTTTATAACAACAATGTTATTCAGGTCATTAATGATAACCATGAAGAAATTTTAATGGGCAAGGGATTAGGGTTTCAAACCCGTCCAGGGAATTTGGTAAATGAGGATCTGATTGAAAAAAGATTTGTCTTACACGATTCTGAACTTGCCATCGAATTGACAAGTGTCTACAAAAATCTTTCCAGTCAAGAAAGTGAAGTGGTTTGGGCTATTATTGACCACGGACAAGAAGTTTTGGATAATACCTATGATATTGCTTTGTATATTGCTTTAGCTGATCATTTACACTATACTTTTGAACGTGTCAAAGAAGGGCTAATCATTTCAAACCCATTATCATGGGAAATTCGGAAGTTTTTCCCAAAAGAATTTCAGGTCGGTCGTGATGCGTTGGAATTAATAAAAGCTAAACTTGATTTGACTTTACCTAATGATGAGGTTGCTTCAATTGCCTTACATTTTATTAATGCTCAAAAAGACATAACAGCAAGTGAAAAAAATCAACAAATGTCAAAAATCGTTACTGGTATTTTAGACATTGTACGTTTTCATTATGGGACTATTTCTGATGACAATAGTCTGACCTATACGAGGTTTGTGACTCATATCCAATATTTTGCTCAGAGAGTAGTTAATGGTTTAGTGCAAGGAGCTAATGACAGTTTCCTTTATGAGCAAGTGAAGTTAAATTATCCATCAGCCTTTAGTTGTGCTGAAAAGATCAAAGCATACGTTGAGTCTACCTACAATTTTCTAATGAGCAAGGACGAACAAGTCTATTTGACGATTCATATTCAACGGCTAGAAAATTAA
- a CDS encoding ClC family H(+)/Cl(-) exchange transporter has product MENQRKEYHFSRNSITAYVWRGILVGIVAGVVVSLFRLLIELFSEAITHYYNLSHSNPLILIGIALLSLSSLLLVGLLIKSEPDIKGSGIPHVEGELKGLLSPNWWGVLWKKFLAGLLSISMGFLLGREGPSIQLGAMSAKGIAKGLNSSALERRVLIASGAAAGLSAAFNAPIAGLLFVVEEIYHHFSRLVWITALVASLVANFISLNIFGLKPILQMPKAVPFLPLGQYGLLIVLGIVLGFLGFIYEWVLLSLKTVFKVLGQMTGLPSHFHSLLVLPFILLLGYYSPNLLGGGHHLILSLSTSQTSLYIVLLFLLVRFMVSMLSYGSGLPGGIFLPILTLGSLSGYLFGLSLTSLGFMSDKFLPLFIILGMAGYFSAVSKAPLTAMILVTEMVGDLKPLMPIAVVTFMAYMIMDLLGGQPIYEAILEKMALTSPKELIQPTLMELTVSDKIAGKRVCDLDLPRHVLITTQINHKHSEVVTGETKLIAGATLFLVANEQDLGSVRQELMASEIS; this is encoded by the coding sequence ATGGAAAATCAACGAAAAGAATATCATTTTTCACGAAATTCAATTACTGCTTATGTCTGGCGAGGAATCCTAGTAGGTATTGTTGCTGGGGTTGTCGTTAGTCTTTTTAGGCTTCTGATTGAACTGTTTTCAGAAGCAATTACCCACTATTACAATTTGTCGCACTCAAATCCACTGATTTTAATTGGAATTGCTCTACTAAGTCTATCTTCCTTATTACTTGTTGGCCTTTTAATAAAGTCAGAACCAGATATCAAAGGCTCTGGTATTCCCCATGTTGAAGGAGAATTAAAAGGTTTACTATCACCAAATTGGTGGGGAGTGCTATGGAAAAAATTCTTAGCTGGATTATTATCTATTTCTATGGGATTTTTGCTAGGCCGCGAAGGGCCATCCATTCAATTAGGTGCTATGTCAGCCAAAGGGATAGCAAAAGGTCTTAACTCATCAGCCCTAGAACGTCGAGTTCTAATTGCAAGTGGTGCAGCAGCAGGGCTTTCTGCAGCCTTTAATGCCCCTATTGCTGGCTTGTTATTTGTTGTTGAAGAGATTTACCATCATTTCTCACGGCTGGTTTGGATTACAGCACTTGTGGCTAGTTTAGTTGCCAATTTTATTTCCCTTAATATTTTTGGCTTAAAACCTATTTTGCAAATGCCAAAAGCTGTCCCTTTCTTACCTTTAGGGCAGTATGGCCTTTTGATTGTTTTAGGAATAGTCCTTGGATTTTTAGGCTTTATCTATGAATGGGTTCTCTTATCTTTGAAAACCGTTTTTAAGGTTTTGGGTCAAATGACAGGCTTACCCTCTCATTTTCACAGCCTTCTTGTTTTGCCTTTTATTCTTCTTCTTGGCTATTATTCACCAAACCTTCTAGGTGGTGGCCACCATTTAATATTATCGTTATCAACTAGCCAGACTTCCCTTTACATCGTTTTGCTATTTTTATTGGTGCGTTTTATGGTGAGTATGTTGAGCTATGGTAGTGGCTTGCCAGGAGGTATTTTCCTTCCTATTTTGACTTTAGGCTCTTTATCGGGATACTTATTTGGTTTAAGCTTAACATCACTTGGCTTCATGTCAGATAAGTTTTTACCCTTATTCATCATTCTTGGAATGGCTGGTTATTTCTCGGCTGTCTCAAAAGCTCCGCTAACAGCTATGATTTTGGTTACCGAGATGGTTGGTGACTTAAAACCTTTAATGCCAATAGCAGTAGTAACCTTTATGGCTTATATGATTATGGATTTATTAGGGGGACAACCTATTTATGAAGCCATTTTAGAGAAAATGGCATTAACCAGTCCTAAAGAGTTAATTCAGCCTACCTTGATGGAGTTAACAGTTAGTGATAAGATTGCTGGCAAACGTGTTTGTGATTTAGACTTGCCAAGACATGTCCTAATAACCACCCAAATCAACCATAAACATTCAGAAGTTGTAACAGGAGAAACAAAATTAATTGCAGGAGCTACGCTTTTTCTGGTTGCCAACGAACAGGATTTAGGAAGTGTAAGACAAGAATTAATGGCTTCTGAAATAAGTTAA
- a CDS encoding S8 family serine peptidase, translating into MDKRNHKPKLILQSALIVLLASLAQNGQTVLADSESPVKAGTEVTKQSPEKEVTKLDQENETLEKASPVAKSEEIPKESSPISPETWQADTDTLPSISLIDQAKAIHEGKYKVETSEKLDGRGVVIASVDSGIDPDHEALKLDDDVIKNHLKIAKDNNGISDKIPYVFDFMSGDDSIKDPQTEHGMHIAGVLVGNSKKGFKGLAPNAQLLAYRTWSKDNSEGYQESNQFIAMEDAIKRGADVISLSIGELGTGRKDDLWAEVIRNARKKNVIIAASMANYGTSSMTNSFDRLVDEKFPQTDTSTTLSVSSNPYVIGVGSYYDTHTYLPHLHIGGLDLAYENINWNNYYLFDQEHVEEKSFEHAIIDYDETPNVSDLSGKVVLVRRTADYFFPQVDQLVRKNAKGVILINAPGTYTYGNYQSLPEVRSTLLVDKEGLFKNVWAISLSENDGQKLKDYLKKHPKPSQKLDFKTKPILTKVFDHPGISGFSTWGTSPSLELKPDLVAPGENVYSTGNDNSYFNDSGTSMAAPHAAGASALLLPLTKDYQKAWNKSFKAIELAQLNKLLLQNTANVLKDYTVPNGKPILAYSPRRQGAGAIDLEKALKTKVFISAEDNKGVLNLKDFTDKEKHFNIVIRNLSDKSQQFEIDPGTVLGKISYDNTRKHYDKTLNIKSVHSRAIDGANLQLASHISIAPHSEMIIPVKLNVGQAQLHEFVEGFIKFKALSKEQADLSIPYLGFYGDWNNEKIVDPVSWQEGSKTKMTGIVRGYPLGEDKFDFVPWGVDYDKWKADNDYLESDPKHYVMQTKGGVASHAKMKLRLMFMRHAKDYKVEIVDTNKNKSVKVLKTGHYYPKYMESAFREYPDRYGLMFGEYDPDLEWDGSVYDSITNKKHFVDEGDYFIKVKARLDETRAWQEMYIPFKVDNTKPDLILTHKTTSEYTFDIKDKHLKDVALYKNRTEIKKLVADQDGLYRLDISSFDKGGLELRAIDYADNYIIYDFAKESTVSSEESLFGPQDISKKSLKRLANNNGFELYSEDPDDDIDDWDEEDEDDDTSVEAVNAIQDGDAKEDSKEETSDADDQEDDDDALDDKNEDSKTFENGADIHDDKFTLGYVEGNRSSDLGSEDDESGQRYRTYYIHLKEGQRLLVTNTNALYNNQHQKDFTDVTYQTSIAYKPELFEQEHYYKIDIPIYQGSNIINVKTYYNNELIFNKGYAVKLDTEAPRLSFKNRNIAFKGDDWVDSEDYEDEVVGVITIPTDQLQLKGTIRDALDGWKLFINDDMIDSTLKLGEYDDYFHQNQKDWFYEKTVVDGEYVKIEVWDHLKNTKTYLFQVKIDPSARGASFDSDESHLAAEEELAPYLLKNDLQADEQFKDFDMSQMQSAENAIQALANYAPGYSIQMLKFKHNEMMLRLEKDGKYQLMTLKAKVTTASQSEKMIVDKALIHQEKDWASNTSVSPSNQFTKGNALASQLATGKSGNSQKELPMAGEFSQLKYMLLSFLSISAAWLLPSRKKIEK; encoded by the coding sequence TTGGATAAAAGGAATCACAAACCAAAACTTATTTTACAATCAGCTTTAATTGTTTTACTGGCTTCATTAGCACAAAATGGGCAAACGGTTTTAGCAGACAGTGAATCACCTGTTAAAGCTGGTACAGAAGTAACTAAGCAATCACCTGAAAAGGAGGTTACTAAGCTTGATCAGGAAAATGAGACACTAGAAAAAGCATCACCTGTAGCAAAATCTGAAGAAATACCAAAAGAATCAAGCCCTATTAGCCCTGAAACTTGGCAAGCAGATACTGACACTTTACCAAGTATATCCCTAATTGACCAAGCAAAAGCAATTCATGAAGGGAAATATAAGGTAGAGACATCAGAAAAACTTGATGGTAGAGGGGTTGTGATTGCCTCGGTTGACTCTGGAATTGACCCAGATCACGAGGCTTTAAAATTAGACGATGATGTTATCAAAAATCATTTAAAAATAGCCAAAGACAACAATGGAATCAGTGATAAAATTCCTTACGTTTTTGACTTTATGAGTGGTGATGATAGCATTAAAGACCCTCAAACAGAACACGGTATGCATATTGCAGGTGTTCTTGTGGGAAATTCTAAAAAGGGCTTCAAGGGATTAGCCCCTAATGCTCAACTTTTAGCATATAGAACTTGGAGCAAGGATAACAGTGAGGGCTACCAAGAAAGCAACCAGTTCATTGCAATGGAGGATGCCATTAAACGCGGTGCTGATGTTATTAGTTTGAGCATCGGGGAGTTAGGAACTGGTCGCAAGGATGACTTGTGGGCAGAAGTCATCCGAAATGCCAGAAAGAAAAATGTCATCATTGCAGCATCAATGGCAAATTATGGAACGTCATCAATGACCAATTCTTTTGATCGCCTTGTTGATGAAAAATTCCCTCAAACAGATACCTCAACGACCTTATCAGTCTCATCAAATCCCTATGTTATTGGGGTGGGGTCTTATTATGATACCCATACGTATTTGCCTCATCTTCATATTGGGGGGCTTGATTTAGCTTATGAAAATATTAACTGGAATAACTATTATCTTTTTGATCAAGAACATGTGGAGGAAAAAAGTTTTGAACATGCCATTATTGACTACGATGAAACGCCTAATGTTTCAGATTTGAGTGGTAAAGTGGTGCTTGTTCGTAGGACAGCCGATTATTTTTTCCCTCAGGTGGATCAACTGGTCCGAAAAAATGCCAAAGGTGTCATATTAATTAATGCACCAGGGACATATACTTACGGCAATTACCAAAGTCTTCCTGAGGTAAGAAGTACACTCTTAGTTGATAAAGAGGGACTCTTTAAAAATGTTTGGGCAATTAGCTTATCTGAGAATGATGGTCAAAAACTCAAAGACTATTTAAAAAAACATCCTAAACCCTCACAAAAGCTTGATTTTAAAACAAAACCAATTCTTACAAAAGTTTTTGATCACCCAGGTATTTCAGGGTTTAGCACTTGGGGAACATCACCTAGTCTTGAGTTAAAACCTGATTTAGTTGCACCTGGTGAAAATGTCTATTCGACAGGAAATGACAATAGTTATTTCAATGATAGTGGGACTTCCATGGCTGCTCCTCATGCTGCAGGAGCAAGTGCTCTTTTGCTACCATTAACAAAAGACTATCAAAAAGCATGGAATAAGTCCTTTAAAGCTATTGAATTAGCACAACTTAATAAACTTCTTTTACAAAATACAGCCAATGTCCTTAAGGATTATACTGTTCCAAATGGAAAACCTATTTTAGCCTACTCTCCAAGACGTCAAGGAGCAGGTGCTATTGATCTTGAAAAAGCTTTAAAAACGAAAGTTTTTATTTCTGCAGAAGACAATAAAGGTGTGCTTAACCTCAAAGATTTTACAGATAAAGAAAAACATTTTAACATTGTTATTCGTAATTTGTCGGATAAAAGTCAGCAATTTGAAATTGATCCTGGAACTGTTCTAGGCAAGATTAGCTATGATAATACCCGTAAGCACTATGATAAAACCTTAAACATCAAATCAGTGCATTCACGCGCCATCGACGGGGCTAATCTGCAATTGGCAAGCCATATTAGCATTGCGCCTCACAGTGAGATGATTATTCCTGTTAAACTTAATGTTGGGCAGGCACAGCTTCATGAATTCGTTGAAGGGTTTATAAAATTTAAAGCACTAAGCAAAGAACAAGCAGACTTGAGCATTCCATATCTTGGTTTCTATGGAGATTGGAACAATGAAAAAATCGTTGATCCCGTTTCCTGGCAAGAAGGTAGTAAAACCAAAATGACAGGCATTGTTAGAGGCTATCCATTAGGTGAGGATAAATTTGACTTTGTTCCTTGGGGAGTTGATTACGACAAGTGGAAAGCAGATAATGATTATTTAGAATCTGATCCTAAACATTATGTCATGCAAACAAAAGGTGGGGTTGCAAGCCACGCCAAGATGAAACTACGTTTAATGTTTATGCGCCACGCTAAAGATTATAAGGTAGAAATTGTAGACACTAATAAGAACAAGTCCGTAAAAGTCCTTAAAACAGGGCATTATTATCCGAAATATATGGAAAGTGCCTTTCGTGAGTACCCTGACCGTTATGGATTGATGTTTGGTGAATACGACCCTGATTTAGAATGGGATGGCAGTGTGTACGATTCCATAACAAACAAAAAGCACTTTGTAGATGAAGGGGATTATTTTATCAAGGTCAAGGCCAGATTGGATGAGACGAGAGCTTGGCAAGAGATGTATATTCCTTTCAAAGTTGATAACACCAAACCCGATTTAATCCTAACACATAAAACGACAAGTGAGTATACTTTTGATATTAAAGACAAACACCTAAAAGATGTTGCCCTTTATAAAAATCGTACAGAAATTAAAAAACTAGTTGCTGATCAGGATGGTCTTTATCGCCTTGATATTTCTTCTTTTGACAAAGGCGGTTTAGAATTAAGAGCAATTGATTATGCTGATAATTATATTATTTACGATTTTGCTAAAGAGTCTACAGTTTCCTCTGAAGAGTCTTTATTTGGACCACAGGACATCTCAAAAAAATCTTTAAAACGTTTAGCCAACAACAATGGTTTTGAGTTGTATTCAGAAGATCCTGATGATGACATAGATGATTGGGATGAAGAAGACGAAGACGATGACACATCAGTCGAAGCTGTTAATGCTATTCAAGATGGTGATGCTAAGGAGGACTCAAAAGAGGAGACTTCAGATGCAGATGACCAAGAAGACGATGATGATGCCTTAGATGATAAAAATGAAGACTCAAAAACTTTTGAAAATGGAGCTGATATTCACGATGATAAATTCACATTAGGGTATGTTGAAGGAAACAGAAGTAGTGATTTAGGAAGTGAAGATGATGAAAGCGGGCAACGTTACCGTACTTATTACATCCACCTTAAAGAGGGCCAACGCCTTTTAGTAACAAATACCAATGCCCTTTATAATAATCAGCATCAAAAAGACTTCACTGATGTCACCTATCAGACTAGCATTGCTTACAAACCTGAACTGTTTGAACAAGAGCACTATTATAAAATTGATATCCCAATTTATCAAGGGTCAAACATTATCAATGTTAAAACCTATTATAATAATGAATTAATCTTTAATAAAGGCTATGCCGTTAAACTGGATACTGAAGCTCCTAGACTAAGTTTTAAAAATAGGAATATTGCATTTAAAGGTGATGACTGGGTTGATTCTGAAGACTATGAAGATGAGGTTGTTGGAGTGATAACAATCCCAACTGACCAATTACAATTAAAAGGCACTATTCGTGACGCTTTAGATGGTTGGAAACTTTTTATTAATGATGACATGATTGATAGCACCTTAAAACTTGGTGAATACGATGATTATTTCCACCAAAATCAAAAAGACTGGTTCTATGAAAAAACAGTGGTTGATGGAGAATATGTTAAAATTGAAGTCTGGGACCACTTGAAAAACACAAAAACTTATCTTTTCCAAGTGAAAATTGATCCAAGTGCTAGAGGTGCATCCTTTGATTCTGATGAGAGCCATCTTGCTGCGGAAGAAGAACTTGCGCCTTATTTGCTTAAAAACGACTTGCAGGCAGATGAACAGTTCAAAGACTTTGATATGAGTCAAATGCAGTCAGCTGAAAACGCCATTCAAGCTTTAGCAAACTATGCTCCTGGTTATAGTATTCAAATGTTGAAATTTAAACATAATGAAATGATGCTTCGACTGGAAAAAGATGGTAAATACCAACTGATGACGCTAAAAGCAAAAGTTACCACTGCATCACAATCAGAAAAAATGATTGTCGATAAGGCACTTATCCATCAAGAAAAGGATTGGGCTTCAAATACAAGTGTTAGTCCTTCAAATCAATTCACTAAAGGTAATGCATTAGCATCCCAATTAGCTACTGGTAAATCTGGAAATAGCCAAAAAGAGTTACCAATGGCGGGTGAATTCTCACAACTAAAATATATGTTACTTTCTTTCTTGAGCATTTCAGCCGCATGGCTTTTACCATCTCGAAAAAAGATAGAAAAATAA
- a CDS encoding NAD(P)-dependent malic enzyme, which yields MTKDLGKLAIEQARKAGGKLEVIPKIEIANKEDLSIAYTPGVASVSSAIANDPKLGYELTTKKNTVAVVSDGTAVLGLGDIGPVAAMPVMEGKAALFKAFAGVDAVPIVLDTKDTDEIIAIVKAISPTFGGINLEDISAPRCFEIEERLIKECDIPVFHDDQHGTAIVVLAAVFNSLKLIEKNIDQVKIVVNGGGSAGLSITKKLLAAGAKNVTVVDKFGIINEKEGDKLQDHHLAISKVTNRDFLSGSLSDALEGADIFIGVSAPGALKAEWIGKMAEKPIIFAMANPVPEIYPDEALAAGAYIVGTGRSDFPNQINNVLAFPGIFRGALDAQAKSITIEMQIAAAKGIASLVAPEELSTTHIMPGAFQEGVAEIVAASVRDAVK from the coding sequence ATGACAAAAGATCTAGGAAAACTTGCTATTGAACAGGCACGTAAAGCAGGGGGAAAATTAGAAGTAATCCCTAAAATTGAAATTGCAAATAAGGAGGATTTAAGCATCGCCTATACACCAGGAGTTGCAAGTGTTTCATCTGCAATAGCCAATGACCCAAAATTAGGTTATGAATTAACGACTAAGAAAAATACAGTAGCTGTTGTTAGTGATGGAACGGCAGTATTAGGATTAGGAGATATCGGACCTGTTGCTGCAATGCCTGTTATGGAAGGAAAAGCTGCACTATTTAAAGCATTTGCTGGTGTTGATGCAGTTCCTATTGTTTTAGACACAAAGGATACTGATGAGATCATTGCAATTGTAAAAGCCATTTCACCAACATTTGGTGGTATCAACTTAGAAGACATCAGTGCACCTCGTTGCTTTGAAATTGAAGAACGTTTAATTAAGGAGTGTGATATTCCGGTTTTCCATGACGACCAACATGGTACAGCAATTGTTGTTCTAGCAGCTGTCTTCAATAGTTTAAAATTGATTGAAAAGAACATTGATCAGGTTAAAATAGTTGTTAATGGTGGTGGTTCAGCTGGCTTATCTATCACTAAGAAGTTACTTGCTGCAGGTGCTAAAAATGTGACTGTAGTTGATAAGTTTGGTATTATTAACGAAAAAGAAGGAGATAAACTTCAAGACCATCACTTAGCGATTTCAAAAGTAACCAACCGTGATTTTCTATCAGGAAGCTTATCGGATGCTCTAGAAGGTGCAGATATCTTTATTGGCGTTTCAGCTCCGGGAGCTTTAAAAGCTGAGTGGATTGGTAAAATGGCTGAAAAACCAATTATCTTTGCTATGGCAAATCCAGTACCAGAAATTTATCCAGATGAAGCCCTTGCAGCAGGTGCCTACATCGTCGGAACAGGTAGAAGTGATTTCCCAAATCAGATTAACAATGTGCTTGCATTTCCGGGAATTTTCAGAGGTGCCTTGGATGCCCAAGCAAAATCAATCACCATTGAGATGCAAATTGCAGCAGCAAAAGGTATTGCAAGTTTAGTAGCACCAGAAGAATTATCAACAACCCATATCATGCCAGGGGCATTTCAAGAAGGGGTAGCAGAAATTGTAGCAGCTTCTGTAAGAGATGCAGTCAAATAA